Sequence from the Clostridium butyricum genome:
AAAAAGACGGGTTCATCATAACCTTTTTTTGCTGCCTTTCTTTTTTCTATGATATTATCACCATAATTCAAAGATTTTATATAAGTAAACGGAGAACTTTCATTTCTCACAACAGAACTTATTTTTATTGTAAACCCTTTTTTATACTTATCATCAGTATAATTATTTTCTCTGCATTGAAATATTGTATTTTTTTCTGAAGCTATTATTTTTAGCACACCATTTTCCATTGGATTATTTGTTATATAATCCTGTATTTTTTCTTTTGTAACATTTAAATTTATTCCCAAAAAATTTGAACCTTCACTAAGTCTATCTAAGTGATAATCCAATAGAACAAGATGATTGTCTACAACTGATATTGTTTCAAATATTCCTAATCCAAATGAATATCCTTCATCGAATATAATGTCCATTTTATCTACCTCTATTTCATTGCTTCTAATAATGCTTTTGCTTTTTGCAAAGTCTCCTCATATTCAAATTCAAGATCCGATTCACAAGTAATACCTCCACCTACTCCTAGATAATACATATTATTCTTATGAAGTGCTGTTCGTATAATTATATTTAAATCACAATTCCCATCAAGAGAAATATATCCTAAAGATCCAGTATATATTCCACGTCTTCCATTTTCCAATTCATCAATTATTTCCATTGCCCTTATTTTAGGAGCACCTGTTATTGATCCTCCAGGAAATGTAGCCTTTATAAGATCAACTATATTTAAATTTTCCTTAAGCTTTCCACTTATATCTGATACAAGATGAAAAACCGTAGCGTATTTCTCAACAGTAAATAATTCATCCACAATTACAGATCCTTTTTTACAAACCTTATTTAAATCATTTCTCTCAAGATCAACAATCATAAGCAGTTCACTTTTGTCTTTTTCTGAACTTTCAAGTTCTTTTCTTAATCTAAAATCTTCTTCTATAGTACCGCCTCTTGGCCTTGTTCCTTTTATAGGTCTTGTGTTTATTATAGAATCTCTCATTCTTAAAAAACGTTCTGGTGATGCACTTACTATTTGAAAGTCACCATAATTCATGTATCCTCCAAATGGTGATGGATTACTAATTCTTAGACTTTTAAAAACACTATATGGTGGTTTTTTACTATAAACTTTAAGTTGCTGTGTCATATTTCCTATATAAACATCACCTTCATATATGTAATTTATCATTTTATCTATTGCATTTTTATATTCCTCTTTTTCAAAATTCGAGGTAACTTCTATATTATAATCTATATTATTTCTTTCATTATTTTCATTAAAACTTGAATTTATTTTATTTTCTATTTCTTTTATGGATACGTGTGAATCTTTAATCATTCCATTTGCAATTATATAAGTTTTTTTATTATTAATATCCTCAATAATAAAATTATCATAAAAATTAAAAATAACTTCAGGTGTATCAATATTTTCATCATGTCTTGTAGTTATATCTTCATTTCTTCTTCCATAGTCATATGACAAATATCCTATAGCACCAGAAACTATTGGAAGACAACTTTCATTTTCACTGCTATTTTCTCTAATATATTGATTTAAATACTCTTCAAAAGATAAATTATTTTTTTCTCCATCCACATACAATATATTATCTTTTACAGTAATATTTAAATATGAATTCAATCCTATAATTGAATAATTCCCCATATTATTTTCTAATGAAGAATCTAAAAATACTGCATCCTTTTCATTGTAAAAAAAATCAAATATGTCACATGCTTTTCTATATTCTTTTAATTCAACTATCAATCTATTCATGATTATTCCACCATTCTTCACTTAAATCTATAAAATTTTTTAAAATTTCATGCCCATACTGAGTAAGTACAGCTTCTGGATGAAATTGAACACCATAAACTGGGTATTCTTTGTGTGATATTGCCATTACAGCATCATCTTCACTTCTTGCATCAACAGTAAGCTCTTCTGGAATAGTTTCTTCTTTTATAACAAGAGAATGATATCTTGTTACAACATATGGACTTTCAAGATTTTTGAAAAGATTAGATTTATTATGAAAAATCTTTGATACTTTTCCATGCATTGGCTTTTCTCCCTTTTCAACAGTTGCTCCAAATTCATACCCAATTATCTGATGTCCAAGACATACTCCTAATATAGGAATTTTACCAGAGAATTTTCTTACAACTTCAGTACATATTCCACAATCTTTAGGACTTTTTGGTCCTGGCGATATTATTATTCCCCTTAAATTTTTCATCTTAGCAATTTCTTTAATTGTAAGTTTATCATTTCTAATAACCATAACTTCTTCGTTCAATTCGTCAATATATGCTTTCAGATTGTAGACAAACGAATCATAATTATCAATCATTAAATACATTTTTATCTCCTTATGTAATTAAATACTTGGTATTAAATATCTATACAAAATAATCTATAATGTAAATTAATACTTGTTCCTCTTAAGTATTGATTATAACTTAACAAAGAAAATTATAAAAGAAAATATATAGCATCTAATATAATTTTCTATACAAATAAGGATGCACTAAGCCTTTAATATCTAAGTACATCCAATTGTTTTTTTAATTTTATTTCATTTATATACAACATGAAAATTCATCGTTTTATAGTTTCTTGATTTTATAACATAATAATATTTCTTTTTATTAAAACTAATTAATATTATAATTAGTTTTTAAAGCTTTTATAAATAATTTTACAATTTCAGGATCAAAATGTGTTCCACTGCATCTTTGTAATTCTTCTATAGCTTCTTTATAAGTTTTTCTCTTATTATATGGTCTATTTGATGTCATTGCATCGAAACTATCTATAACGGTAAGAACTCTTGCTAAATACGGAATTTCATCACCTTTAAGATTATTAGGATATCCTGTTCCATCATATTTTTCATGGTGACTTATTATGAGTGGAATTATCATATTTAATGATTTGACTGATTTTATTATTTCTACTCCATTAGCTGGATGTTGCTTTAAAACTTCCCATTCATCATCTGTAAGTTTCATTTTCTTTATTAAAACATCCTTGCTAATATTAATTTTTCCAATATCGTGCATATAGGCTCCATAAATGAGTATATTCTTATCTCTCTCATTTAGCCCTAAACTCTCTGCCAACATTCTTCCATAAACTACAACTCTCTCTACATGTCCATAAGTATATCTGTCCTTTGCATTTATAACACTTATTAAAGTTTT
This genomic interval carries:
- a CDS encoding anthranilate synthase component II — protein: MYLMIDNYDSFVYNLKAYIDELNEEVMVIRNDKLTIKEIAKMKNLRGIIISPGPKSPKDCGICTEVVRKFSGKIPILGVCLGHQIIGYEFGATVEKGEKPMHGKVSKIFHNKSNLFKNLESPYVVTRYHSLVIKEETIPEELTVDARSEDDAVMAISHKEYPVYGVQFHPEAVLTQYGHEILKNFIDLSEEWWNNHE
- a CDS encoding aminotransferase class IV, which codes for MDIIFDEGYSFGLGIFETISVVDNHLVLLDYHLDRLSEGSNFLGINLNVTKEKIQDYITNNPMENGVLKIIASEKNTIFQCRENNYTDDKYKKGFTIKISSVVRNESSPFTYIKSLNYGDNIIEKRKAAKKGYDEPVFLNMKGQLTEGATTNIFFVNNNQIVTPKLSCGLLNGTIRKYILDKYDVVEKYIYPYEVSTFDEMFVTNSLMGIMPVYKFEEHIFKSRKKSDYILSEYLKTKTCL
- the pabB gene encoding aminodeoxychorismate synthase component I; translation: MNRLIVELKEYRKACDIFDFFYNEKDAVFLDSSLENNMGNYSIIGLNSYLNITVKDNILYVDGEKNNLSFEEYLNQYIRENSSENESCLPIVSGAIGYLSYDYGRRNEDITTRHDENIDTPEVIFNFYDNFIIEDINNKKTYIIANGMIKDSHVSIKEIENKINSSFNENNERNNIDYNIEVTSNFEKEEYKNAIDKMINYIYEGDVYIGNMTQQLKVYSKKPPYSVFKSLRISNPSPFGGYMNYGDFQIVSASPERFLRMRDSIINTRPIKGTRPRGGTIEEDFRLRKELESSEKDKSELLMIVDLERNDLNKVCKKGSVIVDELFTVEKYATVFHLVSDISGKLKENLNIVDLIKATFPGGSITGAPKIRAMEIIDELENGRRGIYTGSLGYISLDGNCDLNIIIRTALHKNNMYYLGVGGGITCESDLEFEYEETLQKAKALLEAMK